From a region of the Mesomycoplasma ovipneumoniae ATCC 29419 genome:
- the deoD gene encoding purine-nucleoside phosphorylase — translation MTPHIEAKKHEIASVVLMPGDPLRAEFIAKNFLTDAKLVSKVRNNLIFTGKYKDKEVTIAASGMGSGSIGIYAYELFKFYDVEKIIRIGSAGSYDKDLEIFDLVIAKSAWSDSCSFPALLGQGQSHLSYPDLELVANLFHSAEKLGLSPVYTNIHSTDVFYSTRDLSKTIELSRAQAVEMESFALFTIANHLQKKAASILTISDSLITKTSLDPLARQEKFEEMIEIALGAL, via the coding sequence ATGACACCACATATTGAAGCTAAGAAACATGAAATTGCGTCAGTTGTATTAATGCCAGGAGATCCACTTCGTGCAGAATTTATTGCTAAAAATTTCTTAACTGACGCCAAACTTGTTTCAAAAGTCCGTAATAACTTAATTTTTACCGGTAAATATAAAGACAAAGAAGTAACTATCGCTGCCTCAGGGATGGGTTCTGGTTCTATTGGTATTTATGCCTATGAACTGTTTAAATTTTATGATGTTGAGAAAATAATTCGGATTGGATCAGCTGGTTCTTATGATAAGGATCTTGAAATTTTTGACCTTGTTATTGCAAAATCAGCTTGATCAGATTCTTGTTCATTTCCGGCACTTTTAGGTCAGGGTCAATCTCATTTAAGTTACCCTGATTTGGAACTTGTAGCAAATTTATTCCATAGTGCTGAAAAATTAGGTTTGAGTCCGGTTTATACAAATATTCACTCAACTGATGTTTTTTACTCTACCCGCGATTTATCAAAAACAATCGAACTTTCAAGAGCACAAGCAGTAGAAATGGAATCTTTTGCTCTTTTTACAATAGCTAATCACTTGCAAAAAAAGGCAGCTTCAATTCTTACAATTTCTGATAGTTTAATTACCAAAACTTCACTTGATCCTTTAGCAAGACAAGAAAAATTTGAAGAAATGATTGAAATTGCCCTTGGAGCACTTTAA
- the deoC gene encoding deoxyribose-phosphate aldolase, whose translation MNFNKLIDHTILKAQTTSQDIKNLIAEAKKYNFGAICIAPTWVKLAKQELKDTDIKIVTVIGFPLGNQVSAVKQKEASLAIMHGADEIDMVMNIGKFKEKEFDFVINEINLIKKEIGTKILKVIVETALLSANEIAEATKIVSKSNADFIKTSTGFSYRGASLQDIEIMSANKSKNLQIKAAGGISTIEDIETYYKLGATRFGTSKSVSIVENLDDKKSEY comes from the coding sequence ATGAATTTCAATAAATTAATCGATCACACAATTTTAAAAGCCCAGACAACTTCTCAAGATATCAAAAACCTGATCGCTGAAGCAAAAAAATACAATTTTGGTGCTATTTGCATCGCGCCTACTTGAGTTAAATTAGCAAAACAAGAACTAAAAGACACTGATATTAAAATTGTCACTGTAATTGGCTTCCCGCTTGGAAATCAAGTTAGTGCTGTAAAACAAAAAGAAGCCAGTCTTGCGATAATGCACGGGGCTGATGAAATTGATATGGTAATGAACATTGGTAAATTTAAGGAAAAAGAATTTGACTTTGTTATCAATGAAATTAACCTAATAAAAAAAGAAATTGGCACAAAAATTCTGAAAGTTATAGTCGAAACTGCACTTTTATCAGCAAATGAAATTGCCGAAGCTACTAAAATTGTAAGCAAATCAAATGCAGATTTTATTAAAACCTCAACAGGATTTTCTTACCGCGGTGCAAGTCTTCAAGACATTGAAATAATGAGTGCTAATAAATCCAAAAACTTACAAATAAAAGCAGCAGGCGGAATTTCGACAATTGAAGATATTGAAACATATTATAAATTAGGCGCTACTCGGTTTGGGACTTCTAAGTCTGTAAGTATTGTTGAAAATTTGGACGATAAAAAATCTGAATATTAG
- a CDS encoding thymidine phosphorylase: MNLFEIIEKKVKKEHLSEEEIHFMINGFLSGLIADYQFSSFLMAILINGLDDDELYFFTREIIASGKTINLRKINGVKIDKHSTGGVGDKISLIIGPIFAALGYKVAKMSGRGLGFTGGTIDKLESIPGFQTQLTEASFLDQVQKIGIAITAQSNAIVPADKKIYALRDVSGTVSSIPLIASSIMSKKIATDTDVILIDVKCGSGAFMTDLGQAKKLASKIKMLGKRFGKKTIVKITNMDAPLGRMIGNKNEIIESLAILQGQQSQLADFAKELVAQTLSEIEKLKIEKAREKVTKIIESELPNEIFLKMVVAQGGNPATIQSSNFWIPAYKEQIFAPQSGYIKWENAINFGKIVAFLGGGRTKLNQKIDYEAGICLEVESGTYVQDDQLIFSLYSSNPIDLSKIQDLIAKTFSIKPEPEVENMFLN, encoded by the coding sequence ATGAATTTATTTGAAATTATTGAAAAAAAAGTCAAAAAAGAACATTTAAGCGAAGAAGAAATTCATTTCATGATTAATGGATTTTTGTCTGGCCTAATTGCCGACTACCAGTTTTCTTCATTTTTAATGGCAATTTTAATTAATGGCCTTGATGATGATGAGCTTTATTTTTTTACTCGCGAAATTATTGCATCAGGTAAGACAATAAATCTCAGAAAAATTAACGGAGTTAAAATCGACAAGCACTCAACAGGTGGTGTTGGTGATAAAATATCACTAATAATAGGACCAATTTTTGCCGCTCTTGGCTACAAAGTGGCCAAAATGTCTGGAAGAGGTCTTGGATTTACTGGTGGTACAATCGACAAACTTGAGTCAATTCCAGGATTTCAAACTCAGCTAACTGAAGCTAGTTTTTTGGATCAAGTTCAAAAAATCGGAATTGCAATTACCGCACAGTCAAATGCAATTGTTCCTGCTGATAAAAAAATTTACGCGCTTCGTGATGTTAGTGGAACAGTTTCGTCAATTCCGTTAATTGCAAGTTCGATAATGTCAAAAAAAATTGCTACTGACACAGATGTTATTTTAATTGATGTAAAATGTGGTAGTGGCGCTTTTATGACTGATCTTGGACAAGCAAAAAAACTAGCAAGTAAAATAAAAATGCTCGGAAAAAGATTTGGGAAAAAAACTATTGTTAAAATTACCAATATGGATGCCCCACTTGGAAGAATGATCGGAAATAAAAATGAAATTATTGAATCACTGGCGATTCTTCAAGGTCAACAGTCCCAACTTGCTGATTTTGCAAAAGAATTAGTGGCCCAAACACTTTCTGAAATTGAAAAGCTAAAAATTGAAAAAGCCCGTGAAAAAGTTACTAAAATTATTGAGTCTGAACTTCCAAATGAAATTTTCTTAAAAATGGTAGTAGCCCAAGGTGGAAATCCGGCAACAATTCAGTCTTCAAACTTTTGAATTCCAGCATATAAGGAACAAATTTTTGCCCCTCAAAGTGGATATATAAAATGGGAAAATGCAATAAATTTTGGAAAAATTGTTGCATTTTTAGGCGGAGGTCGTACTAAATTAAACCAAAAAATCGACTATGAAGCCGGAATTTGTCTAGAAGTTGAATCTGGAACATATGTTCAAGACGATCAGTTAATTTTTAGCCTTTATTCTTCTAATCCGATTGACTTGAGCAAAATTCAGGATTTAATTGCAAAAACTTTTTCAATCAAACCTGAACCAGAAGTTGAAAATATGTTTTTAAATTAG
- the upp gene encoding uracil phosphoribosyltransferase: protein MQVNVSHPIIASEIAKIRQNVSLVDFRAAIEKISYLLAFPVLAKLNSTDFNGTSVLKEPFSGTKISDSVVFVPILRAGFAMLDPFLNLVPDAKVAPVGMKRNLDLSNTTYYLNLPKASPNSVAIILDPILATGNSIISTIDYLIEKGFDKIIIATILTVQEGLDKIAKKYPQVSIFFGQKDEKLNEKGYIIPGIGDAGDRFFGD, encoded by the coding sequence ATGCAAGTAAATGTTAGTCATCCTATAATTGCTAGCGAAATTGCTAAAATAAGGCAAAATGTTTCTTTAGTTGATTTCCGGGCTGCAATTGAGAAAATTTCCTATTTACTTGCCTTCCCTGTTTTAGCCAAACTTAATTCAACAGATTTTAATGGCACATCTGTTCTTAAAGAACCTTTTTCAGGAACAAAAATTAGCGACTCTGTTGTTTTTGTGCCAATTTTGCGCGCTGGATTTGCAATGTTAGATCCTTTTTTGAATCTAGTTCCTGATGCAAAAGTTGCCCCTGTGGGAATGAAACGAAACTTAGATCTTTCAAATACGACTTACTATCTAAATTTGCCTAAAGCTAGTCCAAATTCAGTTGCAATTATTTTAGACCCTATTTTAGCAACAGGGAATTCGATAATTAGCACGATTGATTACCTTATTGAAAAAGGGTTTGACAAAATAATTATTGCTACAATTTTAACTGTTCAGGAAGGTCTTGATAAAATTGCCAAAAAATATCCGCAAGTAAGTATCTTTTTTGGCCAAAAAGATGAAAAACTTAATGAAAAAGGTTACATTATTCCTGGAATTGGTGATGCCGGTGATCGTTTCTTTGGGGATTAG
- a CDS encoding MPN527 family putative ECF transporter permease subunit, which produces MKTSISWNSNYNFKIAITGILFSLSLLFFIFSQNYFSWPLFQNLGLKFDLSTLFLVPIFLMGSFWLGFCCLVVRFAIGPWLIFNHFFSIDIIYFGHFVLFLASVIYIFSFLGFRYLFIKIFKNFAKIKRFIILSLIVSTLTTSLMMTFLNGVLILPVYLKLLKAISSVSLDLVYKGWDDIQKKFLGTENFSYWSFIFSVFIPFNLANFAFQSILASPIYVIIEHFHKNKRLN; this is translated from the coding sequence TTGAAAACTTCAATTTCGTGAAATTCTAACTATAATTTCAAAATAGCAATTACTGGAATTTTATTTAGTCTTTCGCTACTTTTTTTTATTTTTTCACAAAATTATTTTTCCTGACCTCTTTTCCAAAATCTTGGGCTAAAATTTGACTTATCTACTCTTTTTTTAGTTCCAATATTCTTAATGGGTAGTTTTTGGTTAGGTTTTTGTTGCCTTGTTGTTAGGTTTGCAATAGGTCCTTGACTTATTTTTAACCATTTTTTTTCAATTGATATTATCTATTTTGGCCATTTTGTACTATTTTTAGCATCAGTAATATACATTTTTTCATTTTTAGGTTTTCGTTATCTTTTTATCAAAATTTTTAAAAATTTCGCTAAAATAAAAAGGTTTATTATTTTATCACTGATTGTCTCAACACTTACAACCAGTTTAATGATGACTTTTTTAAACGGAGTTTTGATTCTTCCAGTTTATTTAAAACTTTTGAAAGCAATAAGTTCAGTATCTCTTGACTTAGTTTATAAGGGGTGGGATGATATTCAAAAAAAGTTTTTAGGAACCGAAAATTTTTCGTATTGGTCTTTTATTTTTAGCGTTTTTATTCCTTTTAATCTTGCAAATTTTGCTTTCCAGTCAATTTTAGCTTCTCCTATTTACGTGATTATTGAACATTTTCACAAAAATAAGCGGCTAAACTAA
- the secA gene encoding preprotein translocase subunit SecA, producing the protein MKKVINFFKTSSELRLAYRLLKQINQKRGYYGSMTDQDLANQTNVLKKRLANGEKLKDIRVDAFAVAREATKRILGKTPYDVQILGGLILDMGSVAEMKTGEGKTIASIAPVYLNALSGQGVIVSTVNEYLSERDAEDNGKVYNFLGLSVGINKAQMDPETKRMMYAADITYSIHSELGFDYLRDNMVYSAAEKVQRGLNFCLIDEIDSILIDEAKTPLIISGGKSNLPAQYLSANQFVNTLVNEDFYIDQETKGIKLNDKGIDKANAFFGLRNLYEIENSELVHRIQNALRANKVMKKDVEYIVQDGKIELVDQFTGRIMAGRSYSEGLQQALQAKEGIEIEPETKTLATITYQNFFRLFKKLSGMTGTAKTEEQEFIDVYNMRVNVIPTNKPLARRDEKDEIFATIEQKNKAIIAEVQRVHKTGQPILIGTSQVVDSETLSEMLNQKGLFHTVLNAKQNQLEAEIIAKAGRKNAITIATNMAGRGTDIILEPGVIDLGGLYILGTDKAESRRIDNQLRGRAGRQGDIGVSRFFISLQDQLLRRFSNFEQIFDTYGLTAGAIKGKYIHSVLLAAQKKIEGFNFDMRKTVLSYDDVIRQQRDLIYTQRDILLQIDNFDHYIKKMIIRTVEVILGYDFILLPNQEIHYKNLVDFLNDNLSRITRYDFGQSGLEKYPFEELSNFLVQELNKIYFETLQPTLKENIGQNYFDSERHIILSVLDNQWQNHIDTIDKLRSSANLVQYSQKNPYQIFTEQATSKFNILISESAFQAIVGLFNNSNAEKIEYVQAILSDGSAISYPSDTPDHIVAQLIATNEDRIAYAKQIEKESQPEFIYEQLKNNNIQRLDASGGFELWQIANNKLVNLKEDMPLDEKRNILLRMNQEQLELLGQKELKIDSGMPGAEPNQNAESFFEASQQNQNNQNNQNKQDDFLPSNFFFDVKDDPDAIMKMLELDRQKEMAKAEQSTQQESENLENTEKPRPDQASDLQNSSD; encoded by the coding sequence ATGAAAAAGGTTATCAATTTTTTTAAGACTTCTTCAGAACTACGGCTTGCATACCGTCTTTTAAAGCAGATTAACCAAAAGCGCGGTTATTATGGTTCAATGACCGATCAGGATCTTGCTAATCAGACAAATGTTCTCAAAAAGCGGCTTGCTAATGGTGAAAAACTCAAAGATATTCGGGTTGATGCTTTTGCCGTGGCCCGCGAGGCAACAAAAAGAATCCTTGGAAAAACGCCATATGATGTCCAAATTCTTGGTGGACTAATTCTTGACATGGGTTCTGTTGCTGAGATGAAAACTGGTGAAGGTAAGACAATTGCCTCAATTGCACCAGTTTATCTTAATGCACTTTCAGGCCAAGGAGTTATTGTCTCAACTGTCAATGAATATCTATCTGAGCGGGATGCTGAAGATAATGGTAAGGTCTATAATTTTTTAGGTCTTTCTGTTGGAATTAACAAAGCCCAAATGGATCCTGAAACTAAAAGAATGATGTACGCTGCAGATATTACCTACTCAATTCATTCAGAATTAGGATTTGACTATTTGCGTGATAACATGGTCTATAGTGCTGCTGAAAAAGTTCAAAGGGGACTAAATTTTTGCCTTATTGATGAAATTGATTCAATTTTAATTGACGAGGCTAAAACCCCTTTGATTATTAGTGGTGGAAAATCTAACCTTCCAGCTCAGTATTTATCTGCCAACCAATTTGTAAATACACTTGTAAATGAAGATTTTTATATCGACCAAGAAACAAAAGGTATTAAATTAAATGACAAAGGTATTGACAAAGCTAATGCTTTTTTTGGTTTGCGCAACCTTTATGAAATTGAAAACTCTGAACTTGTTCACCGGATTCAAAATGCTCTTCGTGCCAATAAGGTAATGAAAAAAGACGTTGAGTATATTGTCCAAGACGGTAAAATCGAGCTTGTTGACCAATTTACCGGGCGAATTATGGCCGGAAGATCTTATTCTGAAGGTCTCCAGCAAGCCCTTCAGGCAAAAGAAGGAATTGAAATTGAACCTGAGACAAAAACATTGGCAACAATTACTTACCAAAACTTTTTTCGCCTTTTTAAAAAACTCTCAGGAATGACCGGAACTGCTAAGACCGAAGAGCAAGAATTCATCGATGTTTACAATATGCGTGTCAATGTTATTCCAACAAATAAACCACTGGCGCGCCGCGATGAAAAAGATGAAATTTTTGCCACAATTGAACAAAAAAATAAAGCAATTATTGCCGAAGTCCAAAGAGTTCATAAAACTGGCCAGCCAATCTTAATTGGAACCTCCCAAGTTGTTGACTCTGAGACCTTATCAGAAATGCTTAACCAAAAAGGGCTGTTTCATACAGTTTTAAATGCAAAACAAAACCAACTTGAGGCTGAAATTATCGCAAAAGCAGGCCGTAAAAATGCAATAACAATCGCAACAAATATGGCCGGGCGGGGAACAGATATTATTCTTGAACCTGGAGTTATTGACCTTGGCGGACTTTATATTTTAGGAACAGACAAGGCTGAATCAAGAAGAATTGACAACCAACTTCGTGGTCGGGCAGGTCGTCAAGGTGATATTGGTGTCTCAAGGTTTTTTATTTCCCTTCAAGACCAGTTATTGCGCCGTTTTTCCAATTTTGAACAAATTTTTGACACATACGGCCTAACTGCAGGAGCAATCAAAGGAAAATATATTCACTCAGTTTTACTAGCAGCCCAGAAAAAAATTGAAGGCTTTAACTTTGATATGCGAAAAACCGTGCTGAGCTACGATGATGTTATTCGCCAGCAACGTGATTTAATTTATACTCAGCGTGATATTTTGCTCCAAATTGACAATTTTGATCACTATATTAAAAAAATGATCATTAGAACTGTTGAGGTTATTTTAGGTTATGACTTTATTTTGCTGCCAAACCAAGAAATTCACTATAAAAATTTAGTTGATTTTTTAAACGACAACCTTTCAAGAATAACTCGCTATGACTTTGGCCAAAGCGGACTTGAAAAATACCCTTTTGAAGAACTTAGCAACTTTTTAGTTCAGGAACTAAATAAAATTTATTTTGAAACTCTCCAGCCAACACTAAAAGAAAATATTGGCCAAAACTATTTTGACTCCGAGCGGCACATAATTTTATCTGTCCTTGATAATCAGTGACAAAATCATATTGACACAATCGACAAACTTCGCTCTTCGGCAAATTTAGTCCAGTATTCCCAAAAAAATCCTTACCAAATTTTTACCGAACAGGCTACTTCTAAATTTAACATTTTAATTTCCGAGTCAGCTTTTCAGGCAATTGTTGGCCTTTTTAATAATTCTAATGCCGAAAAAATCGAATATGTCCAGGCAATTCTTTCTGATGGTAGTGCAATTTCTTATCCATCTGACACCCCAGATCACATCGTTGCCCAGCTAATTGCAACTAATGAAGACCGAATTGCTTATGCAAAACAAATTGAAAAAGAATCCCAGCCTGAATTTATTTACGAACAACTCAAAAATAATAACATTCAAAGACTCGATGCTAGCGGCGGATTTGAACTCTGACAAATTGCCAACAATAAACTTGTTAATCTCAAAGAAGATATGCCCCTTGACGAAAAACGTAATATTTTGCTAAGAATGAACCAAGAACAACTTGAACTTCTGGGCCAAAAAGAACTCAAAATTGACTCTGGAATGCCGGGAGCTGAGCCTAACCAAAATGCTGAGAGCTTTTTTGAGGCAAGTCAGCAAAACCAAAATAACCAAAACAACCAAAATAAACAAGACGACTTTTTACCTTCAAACTTCTTTTTCGATGTAAAAGACGATCCTGATGCCATCATGAAAATGTTAGAACTTGACAGACAAAAAGAAATGGCCAAAGCTGAGCAGAGTACCCAACAAGAGTCAGAAAATTTGGAAAATACAGAAAAACCCAGACCAGATCAGGCTTCTGACTTGCAAAATTCAAGCGACTAA